CAGCGGAACGCCGAGGAAGATGGTCGGACTTGCTTTCTGCATATCTTCCACAATCGTCTTCAGGCTGCGCGAGTAGTACACGGATGCTCCGGCGTACACCGGGCACAGGAAGCCGCAGGTTCCTTCGTATGTGTGATGCATGGGAAGAACGGAAAGAAAGCGATCATCCTGTTCAATTCTGATCATCTGCCGCATATCCATCAGGTTGGTGCAGAGGTTCCGGTGCGTCATCATTACGCCTTTTGCACGTCCCATCGAGCCGGAGGTGAACACGATAACACACACCTCGTCAGGATTCGGCGTCGCAAACTGCGCCTTCTTTGCATCATGTTTCGCTTTCGCCATCAGCTCCATCATTGAATGCACACCGTTCTCTTTTCTTGCAAGATCCATATCAACAAGATGTTTGAGGGCCTTCACGGAGTGCTTGAACTCGATAAACATGTCGCGAAACGGTTCGGAGAACACGGCCGCTTTCGAATCCGAAACGTGAAGGATGTTGACGATGTCGTTCTCTTTGAGATTTTTGTCAATCGGCACGGCAACGAAGTTGAACGTGACACACGCGAGATGAGTAATTGCCCACTGTACTCTGTTCTCGCCGATAAAGGCGACGTGATCACGCTCCTTCAGGCCGAGCTGCTTCAGCGCGGTGCCGAATGTAAGAACATGCTCTTTCAACTCGTGATAGGTGACGCGGGGGATTGGTGTCGGATTGAGATCCTGCAATGCGAGATTGTTGGCATACTTGCGGGCCGAATTCGCGAGCATATCGGGGATGGTCGAGATCGGATCGACCTCGTAGTACGGGTAATCGTTATTGATCGTTTTCATGGTCGTTAGGGGATTATGGTTTAAGCGGCGGAAGAGTTCTGTCTCCTCCAAAAATAGTACACAGGAATTCCCAAAGCAAGAAACCCGAGTCCGGCAATCGCCTGTTCGGGCTTCTCGATGAATGTATTGAAGACAAACCACGCTGCGAGAGCAATGAAGAAGAGCGGAGTCACAGGATAGCCGAATGTTCTGTACGGACGCTCGGCGTTCGGGCGGGTTCTTCTGAAGATAAATACACTCGCAGCGGCAAGTCCGAAAAAAATCCAATCGGTGAACACAACGTACGAAATCAGCTCGTTGAACGTTCCCCAGAACAAAATCAGGATCGCCGCCCAAATGGACTGGATGAGGATGGCAACGGCCGGCGTCTGATAGCGGGGATGAACCTCGGCAACCTTTTTGAAGAACACGCCGTCGTTTGCCATCGCAAAATAAATACGCGGAGCGGTCAGCGTGTAGATGCCCGCGGTGCCGAACGTGGAAATAAAAATGGCGATGGCAATGATACCTGCGCCCTCGGGACCGAGCACCTTGCCGATGGCATCCGCGGCAACCCTCTCGGAGCTGCCGATGGCATCGATGGGAAGAAGAAACATATAAGCAACGTTCGTCAGCAGATAGATCACCGTTACTGTCAACGCACCGACGACCATCGCAAACGGTACCGTCCGCTTCGGGTCTTTTGCCTCCGCAGCGGCAAACGAGGCATGCTGCCAGCCTCCGTACGACCAGAGCACGCCGACCATCGCAACAGCAAGCGCGCTACCGAGTCCGTTCGTGAAGGATCCGATCGATGCCGAAAAATCCGTCGTGCTTGACGAACCCCAGCCGAGTCCGACGATAATAAGGAGAAGAATCCCAGCCATTTTCAGCAACGTGAAGATATCGGAGAAAATGCCGCCGACTTTCACCCCCAGCACATTCACTATTGTAACGATGGCGAGCCCGCAGATGGCGGCAACTTTGAGCTGCATCGGGTCGAGCGGCACGAAGTAGCCGAAGTAGGTGGCGAACGCGATGCTGAGCGCCGCCACGCCGCCGGTGTTCACTACCAGCAAATATGCCCAGCCGTAGAGAAACCCGAAAATTCCGCCGTATGCTTCGGAGAGATAGACGTACACACCTCCTGCGCCGGGCATCAATCCGCCCAACTCGGCAAACGTAAGCGCGCCCGCCACAGCCATCAATCCGCCGACGACCCACACAGCGAGGATGAGCCACGGTGTTTGCAGTTCATGCGCAATCAGGGAGGGCGTCAGGAAAATGCCCGACCCGATCGTCGAGCCGATGGCGATCATCGTCAGATCGAAACGCGTGAGTGCTTGTTTGAGCTGAGGCATGAATGGGCTGGGGATTGGGGATTACGGATTACGCATGGCTGAGAGCAGATTGCCGACAGCCGATCGCTACACTAATCTTGGTGATCCGCCGGCTTCATGTTTTCCGCGCCGGGGATTTTGCCGGTGAGCATCTGCGGATTATGAATGAGAACGGGGAGATGCTGCGGACAAATCCAGAGCGTGGTGCTGAGATACGCCAGCGAAATCAGCGGCACTTCTGTTTGCGGCCTGTCGCAGGCGGCACACACGGGGACTCTTGTTGATGCTGTCATGATGCTTGAGAGAGTGTGAGGGTGTGAACTTTATGAATTGGAGCGGGATACCTCGACTGAAGCGTCGGGGCAGGCGGGAATCTACGCCGGAGGCGCATTCGCCCTTGGCAGAGAACCCGTCCCTTGCTGAGCGGGATACGGGAATCGAACCCGTTTTTCAAGCTTGGGAAGCTCGCGTTGAACCAATCAACTAATCCCGCGTGCCGGCATTCTACAGTTGTTTGCCCGCCGTGTTTTACGTCCTGGCGGGAACTACTGCCGCATGATCAACTACAAGTTCATTTTACGACAAATCTCTCTTTATAGCAATATGCAGAACGGGCTTGATTCGGTACGGGAATGGAGCTAATAATTGGGTTGTTGACCTCCAGCTTGGTTGGCACTTCCTTGTTAATGAAGAGATCTGGAATTAATGATAGGAAAACCTCTTCAACGAGGCGTGACTGATTTCTGATATTTGATTTCCCCAATCATCGTATCGAATCGGGTCAATCGCCAATCCAATAATCTTGCGCCAGACTTATGCAAACCAAGAAAATGACCCTCATGCGATAGTATCAGATGA
The genomic region above belongs to Bacteroidota bacterium and contains:
- a CDS encoding amino acid permease codes for the protein MPQLKQALTRFDLTMIAIGSTIGSGIFLTPSLIAHELQTPWLILAVWVVGGLMAVAGALTFAELGGLMPGAGGVYVYLSEAYGGIFGFLYGWAYLLVVNTGGVAALSIAFATYFGYFVPLDPMQLKVAAICGLAIVTIVNVLGVKVGGIFSDIFTLLKMAGILLLIIVGLGWGSSSTTDFSASIGSFTNGLGSALAVAMVGVLWSYGGWQHASFAAAEAKDPKRTVPFAMVVGALTVTVIYLLTNVAYMFLLPIDAIGSSERVAADAIGKVLGPEGAGIIAIAIFISTFGTAGIYTLTAPRIYFAMANDGVFFKKVAEVHPRYQTPAVAILIQSIWAAILILFWGTFNELISYVVFTDWIFFGLAAASVFIFRRTRPNAERPYRTFGYPVTPLFFIALAAWFVFNTFIEKPEQAIAGLGFLALGIPVYYFWRRQNSSAA